The Gemmatimonadota bacterium genome contains the following window.
TCCTGATGCACTTCGTGCCGATGGACGACCGGCCGAAACTCTCCTAGCCGAGCAGGTACACCGGCCCGTGGCCGGGATACACCCGCGTTGCACCCTTGGACCGAAGCAGCGCCCAGCTCGCATCAACCTGTGCGGCTTTCTGTTCAGTCTCGCCCAATCCGGGACGGGTGAGATCGCCGGTGAAGACGGCGCCATTGTCGAGCAAGAGGGAGACGCTGTCGTCGGAGTGACCGGGGGTGTGCACAATCTCGCCGTGTAGTCCAATGGTCGCGAGCAGCGAACGGCTCTCGGCGAGGCGAATCACCGTGTTGTCGTGCGCGGTGATCTCGCTGTAGTGATCGGTGGGCTTCATCCACTGCTTCATGGCGGGGATCGCGCTCACCTGTTCCTCAAGCACGAGCAGCGGCACGCCGTGCGCCTTGAACTCTTGCGCGAGTCCGGCGTGATCCATGTGGTAGTGCGTCGCCAGACCGTAACGGAGC
Protein-coding sequences here:
- a CDS encoding MBL fold metallo-hydrolase; this encodes MADLSIVNVGYKSTNFWVVSAGRSRIIVDLGWPGSWGTMQAGLERMDVPLRELRYGLATHYHMDHAGLAQEFKAHGVPLLVLEEQVSAIPAMKQWMKPTDHYSEITAHDNTVIRLAESRSLLATIGLHGEIVHTPGHSDDSVSLLLDNGAVFTGDLTRPGLGETEQKAAQVDASWALLRSKGATRVYPGHGPVYLLG